The Sander vitreus isolate 19-12246 chromosome 5, sanVit1, whole genome shotgun sequence genome includes a region encoding these proteins:
- the anxa1a gene encoding annexin A1a: protein FIHQDYKKDLESDIKGDTGGDFRTALLELCKAGRTEGVCEQLVDSDARALYEAGEGRKGSDCKPFIEILTARSAPHLRRVFERYSKYSKVDVAKAIDLEMKGDIESCLTAVVKCAGSRPAFFAEKLYLSMKGKGTRKHTLTRIMVSRSEIDLKRIKDEYKKTYGKTLYQDILDDTAGDYEKILLALCGGQN from the exons TTTATTCACCAAGACTACAAGAAGGATCTGGAGTCTGACATCAAGGGCGACACCGGCGGAGACTTCAGAACCGCTCTGCTTGAACTCTGCAAG gcGGGCAGGACTGAAGGCGTGTGTGAGCAGCTGGTGGACAGCGACGCCCGGGCGCTGTACGAGGCCGGCGAGGGCAGGAAGGGAAGCGACTGCAAACCCTTCATCGAGATCCTCACCGCCAGGAGCGCCCCGCATCTCCGCAGAG TTTTCGAGCGGTACTCCAAGTACAGCAAAGTGGACGTGGCCAAAGCTATCGACCTGGAGATGAAGGGAGACATCGAGAGTTGTCTCACAGCCGTAG TGAAGTGTGCAGGAAGCCGGCCGGCGTTCTTCGCTGAGAAGCTCTACTTGTCCATGAAG GGTAAAGGAACCCGCAAACACACCCTGACCCGCATCATGGTGAGCCGCTCGGAAATCGACCTGAAACGGATCAAGGACGAGTACAAGAAAACCTACGGAAAAACCCTGTACCAGGATATTCtg